From Bifidobacterium sp. ESL0790, one genomic window encodes:
- a CDS encoding DUF2130 domain-containing protein translates to MAEIKCPNCGKVFTVDEAGYADIVKQVRDKEFDKQLGERLEAAGREQEKALELERSRAKAELQKAESSKDAQIQDLQAKLDASGSAKDMAVNEAVRPIEKQRDELKAQLDQAKLEQEKALEVAKAQSQTELQKSVSEKEAEAAKLRNELDALKASRKHDLESAIAKVEKERDGLKSDLDKACLERESADRLAKSTLESERQKITAEKDKEIAELQSSLKQTSLKRELDQKSMKDRYEVQLKDRDDEIERLRDFQTRQSTKMVGESLERFCQDEFNKIRPTAFPTAYFEKDNDARTGSKGDFIFRETDSDGTELVSIMFEMKNETDSASRKRRNEDFFKELDKDRREKNCEYAVLVTMLEPDSDLYNTGIVDVSYRYPKMYVIRPQFFIPMITLLRNAAQDALKYKVELNEVKAQNLDITHFEEQLDDFKGAFGRNYELASKKFTTAISEIDKSIDHLKKIKENLLGSERNLRLANDKAQKVTIRRLTRGNETMKNKFAEIEANGNGD, encoded by the coding sequence ATGGCGGAGATTAAATGCCCGAATTGTGGGAAAGTGTTCACGGTTGACGAGGCCGGGTATGCGGATATCGTCAAGCAGGTGCGGGACAAGGAGTTCGACAAGCAGCTTGGCGAGCGGCTTGAGGCGGCTGGGCGCGAGCAGGAGAAGGCTCTTGAGCTCGAGCGCAGCAGGGCCAAAGCGGAGTTGCAGAAGGCTGAGTCGAGCAAGGATGCGCAGATTCAGGACTTGCAGGCAAAGCTGGACGCCAGCGGCTCGGCCAAGGATATGGCGGTCAACGAGGCGGTGCGCCCCATCGAGAAGCAACGTGACGAGCTAAAGGCCCAGTTGGACCAGGCCAAGCTGGAGCAGGAGAAGGCGTTGGAGGTGGCTAAGGCCCAGTCTCAGACGGAGTTGCAGAAGAGCGTCTCCGAAAAGGAGGCCGAGGCAGCGAAGCTCAGAAACGAGCTTGACGCTTTGAAGGCCTCGCGCAAACATGATCTGGAGTCCGCCATCGCCAAGGTGGAGAAAGAGCGCGACGGGCTGAAAAGCGACCTGGACAAGGCCTGTCTTGAGAGAGAGTCGGCCGACAGGCTCGCCAAGTCCACGTTGGAGTCGGAACGTCAGAAAATCACCGCCGAGAAGGACAAGGAGATCGCCGAGCTTCAGAGCAGCCTCAAACAGACAAGCCTCAAGCGGGAATTGGATCAGAAGTCGATGAAGGATCGTTACGAGGTGCAGCTCAAGGACCGGGATGACGAGATCGAGCGTCTGCGGGACTTCCAGACGAGGCAGTCGACGAAGATGGTCGGGGAGTCGTTGGAGCGTTTTTGCCAGGACGAGTTCAACAAGATCCGTCCGACCGCGTTCCCGACGGCGTATTTCGAGAAGGACAACGACGCGCGAACAGGTAGCAAGGGCGATTTCATCTTCCGTGAGACGGACTCGGACGGCACCGAACTGGTGTCGATCATGTTCGAGATGAAGAACGAGACCGACAGCGCATCCAGGAAGCGCAGGAACGAGGACTTCTTCAAGGAGCTGGACAAGGACCGCAGGGAGAAGAACTGCGAGTACGCGGTCCTGGTGACGATGCTGGAGCCGGACAGCGACCTGTACAACACCGGCATCGTGGATGTCTCCTACCGGTATCCGAAGATGTACGTGATCCGCCCGCAGTTCTTCATCCCCATGATCACGCTGCTGCGCAACGCCGCCCAGGACGCGTTGAAGTACAAGGTAGAGCTGAACGAGGTCAAGGCCCAGAACCTCGACATCACGCATTTCGAGGAGCAGCTCGATGACTTCAAGGGCGCGTTCGGCCGCAACTACGAGCTCGCCTCGAAGAAATTCACGACCGCGATATCCGAGATCGACAAGTCCATCGACCACCTCAAGAAGATCAAGGAGAACCTGCTCGGATCGGAACGCAATCTGCGCCTCGCCAACGACAAGGCGCAGAAAGTGACCATACGCAGACTCACCCGGGGCAACGAGACCATGAAAAACAAATTCGCAGAAATCGAGGCGAATGGCAATGGTGACTGA
- a CDS encoding pseudouridine synthase, translated as MPHAYSRAEKAHQDNNEGVRLQKVLAQAGFGSRRKCEQIITDGRVEVDGELTTELGTRVDPHKQQIRVDGSRIRLDTRHITLALNKPKKVLSTMDDPKGRFTLRDIVGDRYERIFHMGRLDYDSEGLILMTNDGELSQHVMHPRYEVKKTYIATLEGRISGNVCRRLVTQGVNLDDGLIRLDHCAIIDSKRDETMVKVVLHSGKNRIVRRIFGAIGFPVRRLVRTQIGPIKLGEIKPGSYRVLSQTEVRTLSKEVGL; from the coding sequence ATGCCACACGCATATTCCCGCGCCGAGAAGGCGCATCAAGATAATAACGAGGGCGTCCGCCTTCAAAAGGTGCTGGCGCAAGCCGGTTTCGGCTCGCGGCGCAAGTGCGAGCAGATCATCACCGACGGCCGCGTTGAGGTCGACGGCGAGCTGACCACCGAGCTGGGCACCCGCGTCGACCCGCACAAGCAGCAGATCCGTGTGGACGGCTCTCGCATCCGGCTTGACACCCGCCACATCACCCTGGCGCTCAACAAGCCCAAGAAGGTGCTTTCGACCATGGACGACCCCAAGGGCCGCTTCACGTTGCGCGACATCGTCGGCGACAGGTACGAGCGCATCTTCCACATGGGCCGCCTCGATTACGATTCCGAGGGTCTGATCCTGATGACCAACGACGGCGAGCTGAGCCAGCACGTGATGCACCCGCGTTACGAGGTCAAGAAGACCTATATCGCCACGCTTGAGGGGCGTATCAGCGGCAACGTGTGCCGTCGCCTGGTCACCCAGGGCGTGAACCTTGACGACGGGCTCATTCGCCTCGACCACTGCGCCATCATCGACTCCAAGCGCGACGAGACGATGGTCAAGGTCGTGCTGCATTCGGGCAAGAACCGCATCGTCCGCCGCATCTTCGGCGCCATCGGCTTCCCGGTGCGCCGCCTGGTGCGCACGCAGATCGGACCCATCAAGCTCGGCGAGATCAAGCCGGGCTCCTACCGTGTGCTTTCGCAGACCGAGGTGCGCACGCTTTCCAAGGAGGTCGGACTGTGA
- a CDS encoding HXXEE domain-containing protein translates to MSIFLSYWILPIVFILHDFEEMILVPAWKRRESGSASLIERRAFGVTTDGPALCSGVAEEMVVLVVVSIVCELAGNTTLYLASCVAYTFHLSVHIFTCPLVFGYIPGAITSLIEMPFMIWLIISYWRIDRSGMPVYLLWQVAALLVFAANLMLIHKLMPKVQVILLNYAQSK, encoded by the coding sequence GTGTCGATATTCTTAAGCTATTGGATCCTGCCCATTGTCTTCATTCTTCACGACTTCGAGGAGATGATCTTGGTGCCCGCGTGGAAACGGCGGGAGTCGGGCAGCGCGAGCCTTATCGAGCGACGGGCTTTCGGCGTCACCACGGACGGTCCGGCGCTTTGCTCCGGTGTGGCTGAGGAGATGGTGGTGCTTGTCGTTGTCTCTATTGTTTGTGAACTCGCCGGCAACACGACTCTGTATCTGGCAAGCTGCGTGGCCTATACCTTCCATCTTTCCGTACACATCTTCACCTGCCCACTAGTGTTCGGCTATATCCCCGGCGCCATCACCTCGCTGATTGAGATGCCGTTCATGATCTGGCTCATCATCAGCTACTGGCGCATCGATCGGTCGGGAATGCCAGTTTATTTGCTCTGGCAGGTCGCCGCGCTCTTGGTGTTTGCCGCGAATCTTATGCTCATCCACAAACTCATGCCTAAGGTCCAAGTCATCCTTCTCAACTACGCACAAAGTAAATGA
- a CDS encoding aquaporin yields the protein MTQAQSQHNGGKGRNVPKMFSAAGGEFVGSFFIFVAIYMVSALSPALYGPSIFLIAIATGLAYAVMTVVFGKLSGGQFNPAVTLAAMLTYKTKFLDGVLYIVAQILGGIAAGGVVKLIIPTSQTATAKMWFANAVNGFAKGSISDTQLANAKVTFGVWLAIAVEVIAVAIIVAVAMRTLDEDGKATSASALAMGAAYALGVTFTYPITGASLNPARSTGIALFTMKSGLAVNPVSQLWLFWICPILAAAVVALVLILGQLISDKLADKANMQVADVADFGAEEVPAEAQAQFDEAINVAENNEAPGNDDAQGNFEMPSLDSPSAPESGSESDEDSEAK from the coding sequence ATGACACAAGCGCAATCACAGCATAATGGTGGCAAGGGCAGGAATGTGCCCAAGATGTTTTCCGCAGCGGGCGGTGAGTTCGTCGGCAGCTTCTTCATCTTCGTGGCCATCTACATGGTCTCGGCGTTGAGCCCGGCGCTCTATGGCCCGAGCATCTTCCTGATCGCCATCGCCACAGGCCTGGCCTACGCGGTCATGACCGTGGTCTTCGGCAAGCTTTCGGGCGGCCAGTTCAACCCGGCCGTCACGCTGGCCGCGATGCTGACCTACAAGACCAAGTTCCTTGATGGCGTCCTCTACATCGTCGCCCAGATCCTCGGTGGCATCGCCGCCGGTGGCGTCGTCAAGCTCATCATCCCCACCTCCCAGACCGCCACGGCGAAGATGTGGTTCGCCAACGCCGTCAACGGCTTCGCTAAGGGCTCGATTTCCGACACGCAGCTGGCCAACGCCAAGGTGACCTTCGGCGTCTGGCTCGCCATTGCCGTCGAGGTGATCGCCGTGGCCATCATCGTCGCGGTCGCCATGCGTACGCTCGATGAGGACGGCAAGGCCACTTCCGCCTCGGCTCTCGCCATGGGCGCGGCCTATGCGCTCGGCGTCACCTTCACCTATCCGATCACCGGCGCGTCGCTCAACCCGGCGCGTTCCACCGGCATCGCCCTCTTCACCATGAAATCTGGCCTGGCCGTCAACCCTGTCAGCCAGCTCTGGCTCTTCTGGATCTGCCCGATTCTCGCGGCCGCCGTGGTCGCGCTGGTGCTGATTCTGGGTCAGCTCATCTCCGACAAGCTCGCCGACAAGGCCAACATGCAGGTCGCGGATGTCGCCGATTTCGGTGCTGAAGAGGTTCCCGCCGAGGCGCAGGCCCAGTTCGACGAGGCCATCAACGTCGCGGAGAACAATGAGGCGCCCGGAAACGACGATGCGCAGGGCAACTTCGAGATGCCTTCGCTCGACTCGCCTTCCGCTCCCGAGTCAGGTTCTGAATCCGATGAGGATTCCGAGGCTAAGTAA
- a CDS encoding TetR/AcrR family transcriptional regulator, with the protein MTGNGTGAEDRVIDALFAKLETNTFASLTVSEIAAAAGISRKTFYRHFSDKTNVVRRYLEGLMSELVDEDEQMDDMSFAQGIRHYFMYFQDQAPRLRLLRNNGLLDLALPIQNEVFARRFPQLNLPWHEPELGEERLADLFVVGGLWNVLTDSLDANPPIAPTHLAATLMSQVSKRAAKLS; encoded by the coding sequence ATGACTGGTAATGGAACCGGAGCCGAGGATCGTGTCATTGATGCGCTGTTTGCCAAGTTGGAGACGAACACCTTCGCGTCCCTGACCGTCTCTGAAATCGCCGCCGCAGCTGGAATCTCACGCAAGACGTTCTATCGGCATTTCAGCGACAAGACAAATGTGGTACGTCGATATCTTGAGGGACTGATGTCGGAGTTGGTCGATGAGGACGAACAAATGGACGACATGTCGTTCGCCCAAGGAATCCGGCATTATTTCATGTATTTCCAGGATCAGGCGCCGCGTCTCCGACTGTTACGGAACAATGGGCTGTTGGACTTGGCCCTGCCGATTCAAAACGAGGTGTTCGCCCGACGCTTCCCACAGTTGAACCTGCCCTGGCACGAGCCCGAATTGGGCGAGGAGCGCCTGGCGGACCTCTTCGTCGTAGGCGGCCTATGGAACGTCCTCACCGACAGTCTAGATGCCAATCCACCAATCGCCCCAACCCATTTAGCCGCCACGCTCATGTCACAGGTCTCCAAGCGCGCAGCCAAACTGAGCTAA
- the der gene encoding bifunctional cytidylate kinase/GTPase Der, with product MIRVAIDGPAGVGKSSTSKALAKYFDYAYLDTGAMYRAAAWWCMSQGADLDAEQVDEQTITEMVGELFTGDHFDIGVDPDDPFVSVDGEDISEAIRDSAVSTHVSKVSNIIPVRHLLIAAQQAYINREADADSFSKGAGVVAEGRDITTVVAPDAEVRVLLTARPEVRQARRTGQAQEGVGAENVAARDKADAKTTSFLKAADGVTTVDNSDLTFEQTLDQLVQLVDDAVEEQEYARYAANLEGYDLDEEDQALLAGTGDEGRSAAREKAVGVLAVVGRPNVGKSTLVNRILGRRAAVVEDTPGVTRDRVSYDAEWAGTEFKLVDTGGWESDVEGIESAIASQAQVAVGLSDAVIFVVDGQVGITSTDQRIVQMLRESGKPVILAVNKVDDGSNEYLTAEFWKLGMGEPYGISAMHGRGVGDLLDVAVDTLAKAKKTSGFLTPTDLRRVALIGRPNVGKSSLLNELAHEERAVVNDLAGTTRDPVDEVITIDGQKWLFIDTAGIKRRLHKLSGAEYYSSLRTQAAIERSELALVLFDASQPIADQDLKVMSQAVDAGRAIVLVFNKWDLMDDFDRQRLERLWQTEFDRVTWAQRVNLSAKTGWHTNRLLSAMNGALESWDQRIPTGKLNSFLGRIQSAHPHPLRGGKQPRILFATQASTRPPRFVIFATGFLEHGYRRYIERQLREEYGFEGTPIQISVHIRERKANKKKK from the coding sequence GTGATACGAGTAGCCATCGACGGGCCCGCGGGCGTGGGCAAATCCTCGACCTCCAAGGCGCTGGCCAAATACTTCGACTACGCCTATCTCGACACCGGCGCGATGTACCGGGCCGCGGCCTGGTGGTGCATGAGCCAGGGCGCCGATCTGGACGCCGAACAAGTGGACGAGCAGACCATCACCGAAATGGTGGGGGAGCTCTTCACCGGCGATCACTTCGATATCGGCGTCGACCCGGACGACCCGTTCGTCTCGGTGGACGGCGAGGACATCAGCGAGGCGATCCGCGATTCGGCCGTCTCCACGCATGTCTCGAAGGTCTCCAACATCATCCCCGTACGCCATCTGCTTATCGCGGCGCAGCAGGCCTATATCAACCGCGAGGCCGACGCCGACTCCTTCTCCAAGGGGGCGGGCGTGGTGGCCGAGGGGCGTGACATCACCACCGTGGTGGCTCCCGACGCCGAGGTGCGCGTGCTGTTGACCGCGCGTCCGGAAGTGCGCCAGGCACGACGCACCGGGCAGGCTCAGGAAGGGGTGGGCGCCGAGAACGTCGCCGCTCGCGACAAGGCCGACGCCAAGACCACGAGCTTCCTCAAGGCCGCCGACGGCGTGACCACCGTCGACAACTCCGACCTCACCTTCGAGCAGACGCTTGACCAACTGGTGCAGCTGGTCGACGATGCCGTGGAGGAACAGGAATACGCGCGTTACGCCGCCAACCTCGAGGGCTATGACCTCGACGAGGAGGACCAGGCGCTGCTCGCGGGAACCGGCGACGAAGGCCGCTCGGCCGCCCGTGAGAAGGCCGTGGGCGTGCTCGCGGTGGTCGGACGGCCGAACGTCGGCAAGTCGACGCTGGTCAACCGTATCCTCGGCCGTCGCGCCGCCGTCGTGGAGGACACTCCCGGCGTCACCCGCGACCGCGTGAGCTATGACGCGGAATGGGCCGGCACCGAGTTCAAGCTGGTCGACACGGGCGGCTGGGAGAGCGACGTGGAGGGCATCGAATCCGCCATCGCCTCGCAGGCCCAGGTGGCCGTGGGGCTTTCGGACGCGGTGATCTTCGTGGTCGACGGGCAGGTGGGCATCACCTCCACCGACCAGCGCATCGTCCAGATGCTGCGCGAATCCGGCAAGCCCGTGATACTCGCGGTCAACAAGGTCGACGACGGTTCCAACGAATACCTGACCGCCGAATTCTGGAAGCTCGGCATGGGGGAGCCCTACGGCATCTCGGCCATGCACGGCAGGGGAGTCGGCGATTTGCTCGACGTGGCGGTCGACACCCTGGCGAAGGCCAAGAAGACCTCCGGATTCCTCACGCCCACCGACCTGCGTCGCGTGGCGCTGATCGGACGGCCGAACGTCGGCAAGTCCTCGCTGCTCAACGAGCTGGCCCACGAGGAACGCGCCGTGGTCAACGATCTGGCCGGAACGACGCGCGACCCGGTGGACGAGGTCATCACCATCGACGGGCAGAAATGGCTCTTCATCGACACCGCCGGCATCAAGCGCAGGCTGCACAAGCTCTCCGGAGCCGAGTACTACTCGTCGCTGCGCACCCAGGCCGCCATCGAGCGCTCCGAGCTCGCCCTGGTGCTCTTCGACGCCTCGCAACCCATCGCCGACCAGGACCTCAAGGTGATGAGCCAGGCCGTGGACGCCGGACGCGCCATCGTGCTGGTCTTCAACAAGTGGGACCTGATGGACGACTTCGACCGCCAGCGCCTCGAGCGGCTGTGGCAGACCGAATTTGACCGCGTCACCTGGGCGCAGCGAGTGAACCTCTCGGCGAAGACCGGCTGGCACACCAACCGCCTGCTTTCCGCGATGAACGGCGCGCTCGAGTCGTGGGACCAGCGCATACCCACCGGCAAGCTCAACTCATTCCTCGGACGCATCCAGTCGGCGCACCCGCATCCGCTGCGTGGTGGCAAGCAGCCGCGCATCCTCTTCGCCACCCAGGCGTCGACCAGGCCACCGCGCTTCGTCATCTTCGCCACCGGGTTCTTGGAGCACGGCTACCGCCGTTACATCGAGCGCCAGCTGCGCGAGGAGTATGGCTTCGAAGGCACCCCGATCCAGATCTCGGTGCACATCCGCGAGCGCAAGGCCAATAAAAAGAAGAAGTAG
- the purH gene encoding bifunctional phosphoribosylaminoimidazolecarboxamide formyltransferase/IMP cyclohydrolase: MNTNRPIRRALVSVYDKDGIEVLAEAFKRQGTEVVSTGSTARRLGELGVKVTEVEKVTGFPESLGGRVKTLDPHIHAGILADMTNPDQAKELKRLGIKPFDMVVVNLYPFADTVRSGAGESDVIEKIDIGGPSMIRAAAKNSASVAVITDPEDYQLAAQRVDSGEGFTLDERRCLAAKAFARTASYDATITEWTSKHWAKPGTINVPPVNADESNDATNAAKTTAPADNPQFPPTFTRTWERAHTLRYGENPHQQACLYADGLDRDGFAHAEQLNGKPMSYNNYVDADAAWRAVWDFAPQIAVAVCKHNNPCGLAIGETVAEAHLKAHACDPMSAYGGVIAANSTVTLEMAQNVRPIFTEVIVAPDYEPEALELLKTKKKNLRILRVANRPHTRTQFRQIDGGVLVQSIDRIDAEGDDSANWQLVSGDPADRATLKDLAFAWRAIRCVKSNAILLAHDQATVGIGMGQVNRVDSCHLAVERANTLADGENRAKGSVAASDAFFPFADGAEALIDAGVKAIVQPGGSIRDQEVIDAAQTHGTTMYLTHTRHFFH; encoded by the coding sequence ATGAACACGAATCGTCCGATACGCCGCGCGTTGGTGTCGGTCTACGACAAAGACGGCATCGAGGTGCTCGCGGAGGCCTTCAAGCGCCAGGGCACGGAGGTCGTGTCAACGGGTTCCACGGCCCGGAGGCTGGGGGAGTTGGGTGTCAAGGTCACGGAAGTCGAGAAGGTGACCGGATTCCCGGAGAGCCTCGGTGGCAGGGTCAAGACGCTCGACCCGCATATCCACGCCGGCATCCTGGCCGATATGACCAATCCCGACCAGGCCAAGGAACTTAAGAGGCTTGGCATCAAGCCGTTCGACATGGTCGTCGTCAATCTCTATCCCTTCGCCGACACCGTACGTTCCGGAGCTGGCGAGTCCGACGTCATCGAGAAGATCGACATCGGCGGGCCTTCCATGATCCGCGCAGCGGCGAAGAACAGCGCGAGTGTCGCCGTGATCACCGACCCGGAGGATTACCAGCTCGCGGCCCAACGCGTCGACTCCGGTGAGGGATTCACGCTTGATGAACGCCGTTGTCTGGCCGCCAAGGCCTTCGCCAGGACGGCCTCGTATGACGCCACAATCACCGAATGGACCAGCAAGCATTGGGCCAAGCCCGGCACCATCAACGTTCCGCCGGTGAATGCCGATGAGAGCAATGACGCGACTAACGCCGCCAAAACAACGGCCCCGGCCGACAATCCTCAATTCCCGCCGACCTTCACGCGCACCTGGGAACGGGCCCACACGCTGCGCTACGGCGAGAACCCGCACCAGCAGGCCTGCCTCTACGCCGACGGTCTTGACCGCGACGGCTTCGCCCATGCCGAGCAGCTCAACGGCAAGCCGATGAGCTACAACAACTATGTGGACGCCGACGCCGCCTGGCGCGCCGTCTGGGATTTCGCGCCACAGATCGCCGTGGCCGTCTGCAAGCACAACAACCCCTGCGGCCTGGCCATCGGCGAGACCGTGGCCGAGGCGCATCTCAAGGCCCACGCCTGCGACCCGATGAGCGCCTACGGCGGCGTCATCGCCGCGAACAGCACGGTCACCCTGGAGATGGCGCAGAACGTGCGCCCGATTTTCACCGAGGTCATCGTCGCCCCCGACTATGAGCCCGAGGCGCTGGAGCTGCTGAAGACCAAGAAGAAGAACCTGAGGATCTTGCGCGTGGCGAACCGACCTCACACCCGGACACAGTTCCGCCAGATCGACGGCGGCGTGCTCGTCCAATCCATCGACCGCATCGACGCCGAGGGCGACGACTCCGCCAACTGGCAGCTGGTCTCCGGCGATCCTGCGGACAGGGCCACGCTCAAGGATCTGGCCTTCGCATGGCGGGCCATTCGCTGCGTCAAGTCGAACGCGATCCTGCTGGCCCACGACCAAGCCACGGTCGGCATCGGCATGGGTCAGGTCAACCGCGTGGATTCCTGCCACTTGGCCGTGGAGCGCGCCAACACACTGGCCGACGGCGAAAACCGGGCCAAGGGTTCGGTGGCGGCCTCGGACGCGTTCTTCCCGTTCGCCGATGGCGCCGAAGCACTGATCGACGCGGGTGTGAAGGCCATCGTGCAACCTGGCGGCTCGATCCGCGACCAGGAGGTCATCGACGCGGCGCAGACGCATGGCACCACCATGTATCTGACGCACACCCGCCATTTCTTCCACTGA
- a CDS encoding DUF3017 domain-containing protein, whose amino-acid sequence MSAHHPFVSEDNEGKPAFEWAVALIVVACAVIAAMGHTMAATVVFAVTAIATGLIRLILRNRSPWKIRSIGFDAFIGIALGIGLLVVYFSIRLML is encoded by the coding sequence ATGTCAGCACACCATCCCTTTGTCTCCGAGGACAACGAGGGAAAGCCCGCATTCGAGTGGGCCGTGGCCCTCATCGTCGTCGCCTGCGCCGTCATCGCCGCCATGGGACACACGATGGCCGCCACAGTGGTGTTCGCTGTGACGGCCATCGCGACCGGGCTGATCCGCTTGATTCTGCGGAACCGGAGCCCTTGGAAGATTCGTTCCATCGGCTTCGACGCCTTTATCGGCATCGCGCTCGGCATCGGATTGCTTGTTGTTTATTTCAGCATCAGGTTGATGCTCTGA